The genomic interval TGCGAAGTAAATCGTGAACCATAGGTTTGACATCGCGCCCAGAGATTTCGATGTCTGGAATGATGGTTTCAAATAAGGTTCGCCCTAAAATCTGATGTTCTTCATAGCCAAGAAGTTTTACCCCATAATCGTTGATGTAATGAATCAGTCCTTGCGGATCATAGCGAATGATGACAGAATTCGCGGTTTGTAGCAGATTGCGATAATTCGCTTCACTTCGTCGTAATGCGTCTTCTGTTCGTTCGCGATCGCTGATCTCTTGCTGTAAGGCTTGAGTTTGTACTTCTACCTTCCGTTCCAGTGTTTTCGTATAATCTTCTAACTGTTCACAAAACCGAGCATTTTCTAGTGAAATTGCTGCCTGAGCCATCAACAGCTTCAGGACTTGTAAGCGATCGCGGGTAAACGCTCCGGTACTGAGATTGTTCTCTAGATAAAGAATGCCAATCAACTGACGTTGCTGGAGAATTGGCATACACAGGAGCGATCGCGTCTGGTGGTGTTGAATGTAAGGATTAGTTGAAAAAGACGATTCGCTGACTGCATTATCAAACACTAAAGTTTCTTGAGTGTGTTCTACCGAGTAAATGACGGAGGCAGGAATCGTTGCACAGTCGGCAACAGCAACTTTTTCCAGGTCATACGGTTTATTTCCGCTGCATTGAGCCACCACAGCAAGTTGATCCTCTTCCACGAGAATCAGAGCGCCAGTTTCAGTTCCTGAATTGTCTATCACCACCTGCATCAATGTGGCAATCAGCTGATCGAGACGGATCATTAAACTTTCCCCGACGAAGCACTGTCAGCCATCTCCCAAAGTATATCGCTTGCCAAAATCCAGAAAATTAAGCTTCTGGGCAAATTTTTTGAAGGTTTTCCAAGGGTTGCATTAAAGCCTTGAATGATGAGATATGGTTTGTCAGATTCTTAAGCCGTTAGCGAACCTACTTGGAGGTCATTCCAGTGAGGTTTGAACTGTTGTGTCAGATGGCTTTGACTAAAGAAACCAACTTGTAAGGCGATGCCCGCGATCAACATCTCTCTAACGAAAGGGATTTTGCCAATCTGTGAGCAGATTATTCATCAAGGGCTGCTATTGTCTCAATCCAACTAATGTTTTGAGAGAGACAAATGTGGTAACACCGATGTCAGCAAGTAGGGCATGAGTTTGCCAGAAACTTCATCCATTCTCACGCAGTTTCCGACGAGTTCGATACGATCGATAAAGCAGCAACTCTTAAGACTCAAGCGATTGCTACCAGGTTTAAACTTCAAGATCACAATAAATCGACAACCTCACATATAGAGGAATCAGTCATGCGAAATTCACAACGTAGTATGGGTACGAGTATTGCGCTGGGTTTATCCATTGGAGTTGCAATTGGATTGATCATAGAAAATCTAGTTTTTGGAATCGGCATTGGTTTAGCCGTTGCGATCGCGCTTAACCTCGTGCTTGAACAACGTCAAAGATAAATCTCAATGGAAGCTACATCATGTTTCTTGCCATCGGACTGCTCCTTATTACCCACCTGCTTTTTCCGGTTGCTGTTCTGGTGTGGCTATGGCGAGGAAATGAACGCAGCGTTCTTAATACCCTATAGTGGGCGATCGCAGGCAACTCAGATCGCCCACTTCTCATTACTCAGTTTGCTCCAGAGCAGCCCTGGCTTTAGCCAGGTATTCCATCACCGCTGTATCGACCATTCCTCGGCTGACTACTTCAGGCTGCTCCTGTTGCCACATCTGGTTTAGGGATTGTGCAATTCCAGGATCACCCCCTGTAAATTCTTGGATCAATTCAATCGATCGGCGAGCGAGAGCTTGGACGGGTTCACTGGCTGGATCAGTGCCCTTCGCCATCTCTGCCCGTGCTTGCTCAAATAAATCTTGCCATTCGGCTTGAACTTGCTTAATCCGCTCTTCGCCGACCAATTCCTGACGTTGCCTGAGGGATTCCAATTGTTCAGGGGTGTAATATTTTCCCAACATGTTCATCACCTCAATGGTTTGAATGAGTGCTTCCACAGATACGGGTTGCATCGAACTGGTCGCTTGAGCGATCGCTTCCAGGCGATTGAGCAATTTTTGAGAGAGTTCAATTTGCTCACGCAAGCGGGCAGTATGGAGTTGAATCACGCGATCGAAGGAAAAGTTGCGTTGCTCTAAACACTCACGGATTTCTTCGAGGGAGAAGCCAATTTGCCGCAGCGATACGATTTGCTGCAAGCGAATGATGTCTTCCCTGCCATACAGTCGATACCCTGCTTCAGTGCGATGAGAGGGCGAAAGTAAGCCGATTTCGTCGTAGTAATGCAACGTCCGAACCGAAACCCCGGTTTGTTTTGCAAGATCACCGACCTTGAGTGCGATCGATTGCATCTTCCCCTCCCGACCCAGTGCAGACAACCTTAAGCTGTGAATGAATCTATGGTACGAACCTCACGCTCCGTCAGGGTCAAGGGGTGAAGCAAAAAAGTTTTTGAACTGCTCATGTAAGTTTTGTGTTGAAGCTTCACCAAATGATTCTTTGGCGATCGCAAAACTTGAAAAATCTTTAGGTCGCCACTCGCTCTG from Kovacikia minuta CCNUW1 carries:
- a CDS encoding MerR family transcriptional regulator — protein: MQSIALKVGDLAKQTGVSVRTLHYYDEIGLLSPSHRTEAGYRLYGREDIIRLQQIVSLRQIGFSLEEIRECLEQRNFSFDRVIQLHTARLREQIELSQKLLNRLEAIAQATSSMQPVSVEALIQTIEVMNMLGKYYTPEQLESLRQRQELVGEERIKQVQAEWQDLFEQARAEMAKGTDPASEPVQALARRSIELIQEFTGGDPGIAQSLNQMWQQEQPEVVSRGMVDTAVMEYLAKARAALEQTE